In the Mytilus trossulus isolate FHL-02 chromosome 1, PNRI_Mtr1.1.1.hap1, whole genome shotgun sequence genome, one interval contains:
- the LOC134694565 gene encoding neurocalcin homolog, whose translation MGGKVCTGRGTTPDDFDKQVEYLRSKFKLTDEQIAQYKAFFNDFSEHKKTIERDNFQKVYQILYRNEDAAEFADRVFDAFDTNQSGSVDFVEFAAGLTMMDSKQTEQKISIAFNMFDKDGSNALSEQEVTDMITAYYKLLGPHISISPVEVAHELFEKMDLNSDQKVTYDEFTTTAKNDPKVLAILDPQV comes from the exons ATGGGTGGAAAAGTATGCACGGGACGTGGTACAACGCCAGATGATTTTGATAAACAAGTGGAATATTTAAGGTCGAAGTTTAAACTTACAGATGAGCAAATCGCTCAATATAAAGCATTTTTCAATGACTTCTCGGAACataagaaaacaattgaaagaGATAACTTCCAGAAAGTTTATCAAATATTGTACAGGAATGAAGACGCTGCTGAGTTTGCTGATAGGGTTTTCGATGCCTTTGACACTAACCAAAGCGGAAGTGTAGATTTTGTGGAATTTGCAGCAGGTTTAACAATGATGGACAGCAAACAAACAGAACAGAAAATATCAATAGCGTTTAATATGTTTGACAAAGACGGCAGTAATGCACTAAGTGAACAAGAAGTTACTGATATGATCACG GCATATTATAAGCTACTTGGAcctcatatttcaatatcaccAGTTGAAGTAGCGCACGAGCTATTCGAGAAAATGGACCTTAACAGTGATCAGAAAGTGACATACGATGAATTTACAACAACAGCAAAAAATGATCCCAAAGTACTAGCAATTCTAGATCCACAAGTGTAA